In Blautia sp. SC05B48, a single genomic region encodes these proteins:
- the cobI gene encoding precorrin-2 C(20)-methyltransferase, which produces MAGKLYGVGVGPGDPELLTLKALRLVKEAEVIALPGQVPEDTVAFKIVEGAYPELGKKELLAVPFPMSKDPEVLKSYHDAGAEKVKAVLDQGKDVVFLTLGDPTVYSTYLYIHHRLVAQGYETEIVCGITSFCAVSARLNTGLVEKAEPLHVIPASYQIEDALKLSGTKVLMKAGKKMKDVKAELLSQGAEAMMIENCGMPDEKIYRTVEEIPEDAGYYSLIIIKENKDRREE; this is translated from the coding sequence ATGGCAGGTAAATTATATGGTGTAGGTGTAGGACCGGGAGATCCGGAGCTTCTTACCTTAAAAGCACTTCGTCTTGTAAAGGAGGCAGAGGTGATCGCGCTTCCGGGACAGGTTCCGGAGGATACGGTAGCATTTAAGATCGTGGAGGGTGCTTATCCGGAGCTTGGAAAGAAGGAGCTTCTTGCAGTTCCTTTTCCAATGTCCAAGGATCCTGAGGTGCTGAAAAGCTATCATGATGCAGGAGCAGAAAAAGTCAAGGCTGTCCTGGACCAGGGTAAAGACGTGGTATTTCTCACACTGGGAGATCCTACCGTGTATTCCACATATCTCTATATTCATCACAGACTTGTGGCTCAGGGCTATGAGACGGAGATCGTCTGTGGGATCACATCCTTCTGTGCAGTTTCCGCACGTCTGAATACCGGACTTGTGGAGAAGGCAGAGCCTCTTCACGTGATCCCGGCTTCCTATCAGATCGAGGATGCGCTGAAGCTTTCCGGCACCAAGGTCCTTATGAAGGCCGGAAAGAAAATGAAGGATGTGAAGGCGGAGCTTCTTTCCCAGGGGGCAGAGGCTATGATGATCGAAAACTGCGGAATGCCGGACGAAAAGATCTACCGGACCGTGGAGGAGATCCCTGAGGATGCAGGATATTATTCCCTGATCATTATCAAAGAAAATAAAGACAGAAGAGAGGAATAG
- a CDS encoding AAA family ATPase: MGRFVNPDNSAFQVALNSRIYVDKTGLIEYTNSVLDTTNAYICNSRPRRFGKSYAANMLAAYYSKGADSEQMFSGLQISRAADFKKHLNKYDVIHIDIQWFLANCDDADNIVKHVTEAVLDELREVYPDVLPLEVSGLPDALSRIKDKVGQKFIVIIDEWDVLIRDEAANKKAQEDYINFLRGMFKGIEPTKYIQLAYLTGILPIKKEKTQSALNNFDEFSMLSPGSLAPYVGFTENEVQKLAEEYHQDFDEVKRWYDGYLLNGHQVYNPRAVVGVMLRGEFKSYWSETASYDAIVPLINMNYGGLKTAIIEMISGAEVKVNTATFKNDTVSIKSKDDVLTYMIHLGYFGYNPKLKTAFVPNEEIRQELTAAVESKQWNEMLEFQKNSEHLLDATLDMDGVEVAAQIEKIHNEYASSIQYNNENSLSSVLAIAYLSAMQYYFKPVRELPTGRGFADFVFIPKIEYCSSYPALIVELKWNQNAQTAVMQIKDKKYPSSILDYTGEILLVGINYDKTSKEHQCLIEKYEKE, from the coding sequence ATGGGAAGATTTGTGAACCCGGACAACAGTGCATTTCAGGTTGCCCTTAACTCCAGAATATATGTGGATAAGACTGGCCTGATCGAGTACACAAACAGTGTTCTTGATACAACAAATGCCTATATCTGCAATAGTCGGCCGCGTCGGTTCGGAAAATCTTATGCGGCTAATATGTTGGCTGCGTATTATAGTAAAGGCGCAGATTCTGAGCAGATGTTTTCTGGATTGCAGATAAGCAGGGCGGCCGACTTTAAAAAGCATCTTAACAAGTATGATGTGATCCATATCGATATTCAGTGGTTTCTGGCAAACTGTGATGATGCGGATAATATAGTGAAGCATGTCACGGAGGCGGTTCTGGATGAATTGCGGGAAGTTTATCCGGATGTTCTGCCACTTGAAGTATCTGGCTTGCCGGATGCACTTTCAAGAATCAAAGATAAGGTGGGACAGAAGTTTATCGTCATCATTGATGAATGGGACGTACTGATTCGTGATGAGGCGGCCAATAAAAAAGCACAGGAAGATTATATAAATTTCCTGCGAGGAATGTTCAAAGGAATAGAACCTACAAAGTATATTCAACTGGCGTACCTTACAGGTATTCTTCCCATAAAGAAGGAAAAAACACAGTCAGCTCTGAATAACTTTGATGAGTTTTCTATGCTGAGCCCAGGCAGTCTCGCACCGTATGTCGGTTTTACTGAGAATGAAGTGCAGAAACTGGCAGAAGAATATCATCAGGATTTTGATGAGGTAAAGCGTTGGTATGATGGATATCTGCTGAATGGTCATCAGGTTTATAATCCTCGAGCAGTTGTTGGCGTGATGCTTCGGGGAGAATTCAAGAGCTATTGGTCAGAAACAGCTTCTTATGATGCCATTGTTCCGCTGATCAACATGAATTATGGCGGCTTGAAAACAGCTATTATTGAAATGATCTCTGGCGCAGAGGTTAAAGTAAACACAGCAACCTTTAAGAACGATACGGTAAGCATCAAAAGTAAGGATGATGTGTTAACATACATGATTCACCTGGGTTATTTTGGATATAACCCCAAATTAAAGACTGCCTTTGTGCCGAATGAAGAGATTCGACAAGAACTTACAGCTGCTGTTGAAAGTAAGCAGTGGAATGAGATGCTGGAATTCCAGAAAAATTCGGAACATTTACTTGATGCTACGTTGGACATGGATGGAGTAGAAGTTGCTGCACAGATTGAAAAAATCCACAACGAGTATGCGTCTTCCATTCAATATAACAATGAGAATTCACTGAGCAGTGTTTTGGCAATTGCATATTTAAGTGCAATGCAGTACTATTTTAAACCTGTCCGGGAACTGCCGACAGGCCGTGGATTTGCTGATTTTGTGTTTATCCCAAAGATAGAGTACTGTTCATCTTATCCGGCGTTGATCGTAGAGCTGAAGTGGAATCAAAATGCCCAGACTGCCGTGATGCAGATTAAAGATAAAAAATATCCTTCTTCAATTCTGGATTACACAGGTGAAATCCTGCTTGTTGGGATCAACTATGATAAAACCAGTAAGGAACATCAATGTTTGATCGAAAAATATGAAAAAGAGTGA
- a CDS encoding MATE family efflux transporter, translated as MEQQHMFTNRMIRNLLVPVVLEQILNSIMGTADTMMVSNVGSAALSAVSLVDSINVLLIQAFSALAAGGAIVCAQYIGQRNYEKANMSARQVLFIITAISVVVSAVCLIFQKPLLRLIFGAVDADVMRASETYFFFTALSFPFIAAYDSAASIFRAQENTKGPMTISMISNIMNIGGNAVLIWVFHLGVAGAAISTLVSRIFCAVVVLWQLRKDRQPVVVKDYLKIRPDWSMIGRILGLGIPSGIENSMFQLGKLAIQSTVSTLGTAAIAAQAMTNILENLNGIAAIGVGVGLMTIVGQCLGAGRKDEAVYYIKKLCVIAEAVIIVSCLSVYALVRPVTILGGMESTSAEMCIHMMTWITIVKPVVWTMAFVPGYGLRAAGDVKFSMITSCCTMWACRFCLCVFLIRVLGFGPMGVWIGMFADWTVRGIIFTWRFHSRKWLEHKVI; from the coding sequence ATGGAACAGCAGCATATGTTTACCAATCGGATGATCCGTAATCTTCTGGTGCCGGTAGTGCTGGAACAGATTTTGAATTCGATAATGGGAACCGCAGATACCATGATGGTCAGCAATGTGGGATCTGCGGCTCTTTCTGCGGTATCGCTGGTGGATTCCATCAATGTGCTTCTGATCCAGGCTTTTTCGGCGCTGGCAGCGGGAGGCGCCATTGTCTGCGCCCAGTATATCGGACAGAGGAATTATGAGAAGGCGAACATGTCTGCCAGGCAGGTGCTTTTTATCATCACAGCGATCTCTGTAGTGGTGTCTGCAGTCTGTCTGATCTTTCAGAAGCCGCTTTTGAGGCTGATCTTCGGTGCAGTGGATGCGGATGTTATGCGTGCATCGGAAACCTATTTCTTTTTTACGGCATTGTCATTCCCCTTTATTGCGGCTTATGATTCTGCGGCTTCGATCTTTCGTGCCCAGGAGAATACCAAGGGGCCTATGACGATCTCCATGATCTCCAATATTATGAACATTGGCGGAAATGCGGTTCTGATCTGGGTTTTCCACCTTGGTGTTGCAGGAGCGGCGATCTCCACACTGGTTTCCCGTATTTTCTGTGCAGTGGTTGTTCTCTGGCAGCTGCGTAAGGATCGCCAGCCTGTCGTTGTGAAGGATTATCTGAAGATCCGTCCGGACTGGAGCATGATCGGACGTATTCTGGGACTTGGGATCCCTTCGGGAATTGAGAACAGCATGTTTCAGCTTGGAAAACTTGCCATCCAGTCTACGGTTTCCACACTGGGAACAGCAGCTATCGCAGCGCAGGCAATGACCAATATCCTTGAGAACCTGAATGGTATCGCAGCCATCGGAGTAGGTGTGGGCCTGATGACTATCGTAGGCCAGTGTCTTGGTGCCGGTCGAAAGGATGAGGCGGTCTATTACATAAAAAAACTCTGCGTCATTGCAGAGGCAGTTATTATCGTAAGCTGTCTGAGTGTGTATGCTTTGGTCAGACCAGTGACGATCCTTGGCGGAATGGAGAGTACCAGTGCGGAAATGTGCATCCACATGATGACATGGATCACCATCGTAAAGCCTGTGGTATGGACAATGGCGTTCGTGCCTGGGTATGGTCTTCGTGCAGCCGGTGATGTGAAGTTTTCCATGATCACCTCCTGCTGTACCATGTGGGCGTGCAGGTTCTGTCTCTGTGTTTTCCTGATCCGTGTCCTGGGCTTCGGGCCTATGGGTGTCTGGATCGGAATGTTTGCGGACTGGACTGTTCGTGGGATTATTTTCACCTGGCGTTTCCACAGCCGCAAATGGCTGGAGCACAAGGTAATTTAA
- the cbiD gene encoding cobalt-precorrin-5B (C(1))-methyltransferase CbiD, producing the protein MKNGLEDQYVIKNNKRLRYGYTTGSCAAGAARGAVRMLLSGESLSEVELDTPKGITLTLQLHDITRGETYVSCAVQKDAGDDPDTTNGILVYVKAEKFSISASEQAGQQRKTENSRPQIILDGGIGVGRVTKPGLSQKVGEAAINPVPRAMILREAEEAAQEYDYEGGLKLTVSVPQGEEIAKKTFNPRLGILGGISILGTSGIVEPMSEKALIESIHVEMKQHFCQGEDFILVTPGNYGADYLREHMSIPFENNIKCSNYVGETIDMAIDMGVKGILFVAHIGKFVKVAAGIMNTHSHCADGRMEVLCASAIRAGGSLECAREILEAGTTDEALAVLDSYGILKETMAVVMEKIQFYLDHRSYEQILLGAVVFSNVYGLLGQTRDAEELIHKIQEQAVRVDDIS; encoded by the coding sequence ATGAAGAACGGACTGGAAGACCAGTATGTCATAAAAAACAACAAGCGCCTCCGCTACGGCTACACAACAGGCTCCTGTGCAGCCGGGGCAGCCAGGGGTGCAGTCCGGATGCTGCTTTCGGGAGAGTCTCTTTCAGAGGTAGAGCTTGATACCCCGAAGGGGATCACCCTTACATTACAGCTTCACGATATTACCCGGGGCGAAACGTATGTCTCCTGTGCTGTACAGAAGGATGCAGGTGATGATCCGGATACCACCAACGGGATCCTGGTCTATGTAAAAGCGGAGAAGTTTTCTATTTCAGCGTCAGAACAGGCCGGGCAGCAGCGGAAAACAGAGAACTCCCGGCCTCAGATCATCCTGGACGGAGGGATCGGGGTGGGTCGTGTCACCAAGCCGGGACTTTCCCAGAAAGTGGGCGAGGCGGCGATCAATCCGGTTCCCAGAGCTATGATCCTGCGGGAGGCCGAAGAGGCAGCCCAGGAATATGACTACGAGGGCGGTCTGAAGCTTACCGTATCCGTTCCCCAGGGGGAGGAGATCGCCAAAAAAACCTTTAATCCCCGTCTTGGCATTCTTGGCGGGATCTCCATACTTGGAACCAGCGGGATCGTAGAGCCCATGAGTGAGAAGGCTCTGATCGAAAGCATCCATGTGGAGATGAAGCAGCATTTCTGCCAGGGAGAAGATTTTATCCTGGTGACACCGGGGAATTACGGTGCGGATTATCTCAGGGAGCATATGTCCATTCCCTTTGAGAACAATATCAAGTGTAGCAATTATGTAGGAGAGACCATTGACATGGCCATTGATATGGGCGTAAAGGGCATTCTTTTTGTGGCTCATATCGGTAAGTTTGTAAAGGTTGCCGCCGGGATCATGAATACCCATTCCCACTGTGCTGACGGAAGGATGGAGGTTCTCTGTGCAAGTGCCATCCGTGCAGGGGGCTCTCTGGAATGTGCCAGAGAGATCCTGGAGGCGGGGACTACCGATGAGGCGCTGGCTGTTCTTGACAGCTATGGTATCCTGAAAGAGACTATGGCTGTGGTCATGGAGAAGATCCAGTTTTATCTGGACCACAGGTCCTATGAGCAGATCCTTTTGGGCGCTGTGGTGTTTTCCAATGTATACGGACTGCTGGGGCAGACTCGGGATGCAGAAGAGCTGATCCATAAGATACAGGAGCAGGCAGTCCGGGTGGATGATATTTCATGA